ttgtaaacgattttgagctatgtcatttaaggtctctaaccatcgattgctatcatctcgcgaatcccaaccaggtagtttacacctaccagcatggttcagtccacttgtcagtgacttcatggatttgtaccacgttttagtctggccgcccctagcttcctttcaacctactcctacaccataaaacattgcacgtcaggGTAGTCGGTGGTTTACTAAGAAAGGTTAACAGAACttgatattttatttacttgCTACATTATAATATTTACCACTTGTTATGTCAAACGGAAAAATTAATGATTGTTGTGTTACCTTTTTAGCGACTAAAAGGATCGTACAGAAAATTATTTAAGTTTTATAGCTTTCAATTGTATAAATCCAACCAGATAGGCGAACCAATGATATTTCACTACGATTGATCTAGTCTATAGAAAAGAATTCATTACAGTATTAAAATTTAGTGAAGTTATCAATCTGTTTTAAATAGACTTGATTAACAGATTATTGCTTAACATCACAAGCTAAAAATTAATTTCAGAAacattttgtggatattatagtaatttcaatagttgggatcatgagttaattgaagccagaccaccatggaaaacctgcaagcacgttcgtttcgtcctgttgtgggttttctcagcagtgcgcatctacgatcccaccccgcgagattcgaacccaggaccagtggagttcaaccacgtctgttgtgagatagtaactcactgaagacaatggtggatgtgtcgcttaatttcgtggattggttgaagttagatattaacaccattggatgccggccggctcaatgatctagacgttaagcgctcgcgcgcgagagtgacaggtccttggttcgaatctcgtgaggcggtatcgtggatgtgcCCTGTTGAGGCGtaccacattaggacgaaacggccttccaatgcttccaggttttccatggtggtctagcttcaatgatctcaactactaaaaatGAATTCTCGAGGAATGCTATACATTTCCTTGTATCAATAGCTTAGTAAAACATGTTTTCACTTGAACATTGACATAGTCTGAAATGGATTTGTATCTGTCACATTAGGCAATATACCTATGATGATATCAATTtaagtataattttttttaaaaaaattaacgtTTACCTCAAAAAACCAAAACACTAATACTTtctaggaaaagacgttgaaagtggataggacatacattaaggaaatcaccaatgtgcattacaaggtaatccctaacttggaatccggaaaggaagcggaaaggcggaaggccaaaaaacacatttcGCCgttaaatagaagcagatatgaaaaggatgaatcacaactgggaagaactggaaagaaaggctcaggacagagttggatggagaatgctaatGAGCAGCTTATGctcctaagtaagtaagtaatactttATTAAATTCAAAATAACACTTAGCAACCATTATATATTTCTACACTTTATAATTAACTTACTTTATGTGCATTACGTCGAAAAAATGCTTTACATGATTCACATGTTAATTGGccaaaattatgatttacagctcGATCACCACAAACTTTACACTTTTTTTCATTAgaatgattactattattattattattattattattagtagtagtagtagtagtaagtagAGTGTTATTACAATCAGTATGATTGTTCGATTTTAaatgttgttgatgataattCATACCAGTCAATTTATAATCTTGATTTgtataataagaagatgaaggtGAAATGTTAGTTATAGTTGTTGTTACTAATGATGATTTTGCTGTTGCTGGAGTTATTGATAATGTTTCTGTGCATAAAATCATTGAAgatgacaatgatgataatgatgaaaatgaagaagATGAACAAGAGGACGACGACgaagacaatgatgatgatgtggccGGTGAATAGTTTGGTTGAAATATTGTAGGATAAATTTGTAATGGAATTGTATTTGTATCAtagtgatggtgatgatgattattattagcagCAGTAACAGCAGTCTCgctactattattagtagtaccgctattattattactacagtAGATATGATCAATTAAATCATTTGATATCACAGAATTCCCAGACAGACATTCAGATGTTTCAAAATGATTTGACTGTTCAACTAAAGGTCTCATCATGATAACATCATTGTCACTATCCTGAACATGAATAGTTGTACCATTAGCAATGGGGGTTGACATAGTCTCGACTGGGACAGGAACAATCGTATTCATTTCTATATTATTTgctttaatattattattatttacattactaattattactgaataattattatgattctGTGTTGTCATTATTCCATCTGATGTATAATGTAATTGGTCttgtaattgtatttgtgaatGGTCTTGATTTAACCATATCACTGATTGATATGATTCAGGTAGATTCTGTTGTACATTGGGTAAAGTATTTACCGTATTATTTGATAGAAAATAATTAGATTCTGAAAAGATTGatgaatataattcatttttttgttgttgttgtgataGGATATAATCACTGTGAGGTATTGTATTAATGGGAATTTCATTAGGAATTACATTATCATTGACAGAGTTGTGTAGTTGATCTNNNNNNNNNNNNNNNNNNNNNNNNNNNNNNNNNNNNNNNNNNNNNNNNNNNNNNNNNNNNNNNNNNNNNNNNNNNNNNNNNNNNNNNNNNNNNNNNNNNNNNNNNNNNNNNNNNNNNNNNNNNNNNNNNNNNNNNNNNNNNNNNNNNNNNNNNNNNNNNNNNNNNNNNNNNNNNNNNNNNNNNNNNNNNNNNNNNNNNNNNNNNNNNNNNNNNNNNNNNNNNNNNNNNttttcatagttgaaatcataagtcaattgaagatagaccaccatggaaaacctggaagcactgaacggccgtttcgtccgagtattggactcctcagcagtgcgcatccacgaccccgtctcgcgagattcgaacccaggacctaccagtctcgcgccagagcacttagccgatagaccactgagccgaccggcatccagggtgttaatgtctaacttcaaccaatccacgaaatatgagcaaccgttcaccaattgtcttcagtaagttgttatatcacaacagacgtggttggactccactggtcactgcttcctactagaactccaggacatgtattttgaagtcagtcactagtgagcatatgattataatcagaaggggttttgtggagatttcagcatttttcatagttgaaatcatgagtcaattgaagctagaccaccatggaaaacctggtggatgcgcacttctgaggaatcctataataggacgaaacggccgtccagtgcttccaggttttccattgtggtctagcttcaatggacccatgatttcaactatgaaaaataatgaaatctccacaaaaccccttctgaaaatagtTACGTTTAGAAAATATAAAGCTTTTAATGTTTTACTGACCACTTATGTGAATGAATGTATTTAATTAAGATTTTAGCCTATTTTGAGGATAAATTTTGTCATTAAAATACCGTACTCAAGCTGGTCAACCATTGTAAACTGAAGAGGCCACTTCTCCGCCATTAAATCAATATattaagaaataattaattGCATGCACGTGGCGAGACTTTTCATAGTAATTATTTTCTACGGTTTTCACCATAGATTAATCCTAGTTAAACAACCTATGTATACTACTGAGCACTGGATAGTTGCTTGAACCCAATAAAGGACTCTTTAACAGTACAAACGCACAAGACTTAAGGGATTGAACCCAGAATCTTCGATCTCACCCGTGGTTGCCCAACCTTTAGACTATTGTTCGAGCACCAAATGGTTTacatgtttaacttcattaaacTCTCAGTATTGCACAACTATATCCCAACTCATTTGGTTGGTAATTGTGTTACACACTTTATTTGGCTAGGCTCCATTAGTCACAGCTTGCCATAAGTAAGAAACGACTGTCCAATGCCTCCTACTTTTCCATGATTATTCAACCAAGACTAATCTGTGATGTGAACTGTAAGAtgtaaaaatctccacaaatctttACGGTTATAGCAATCTTTTTTGTCCCATGTCCTCTGCTTTCATTTTCTGCTTTCTAGCTGTAAATGTTAAATATGAATTTTGTAACTGGAGTAGAATTACCTTACACTACATTATTTAAGTAGCGAATGAAATCTATTGTACtattgaagaaaaaaatgaatataaatcaaAGGGAAAAAGTGCTTCCGACAATTTTTTGGCAACTAATGTTATACACtactatttataattaaattatcCACTAAAATAGTAatctataaaaaataaaaaaaagcgTTGAATACTGTCGTTAACCACCCTTTAATGATATAGTATCTCTTTATTTGATTGTGAATTACTATTTTTAGTAAATGGACTGACTAAAAATAGAATTGTGGTGGAGTACGAATAGATGAAGTCGACAAGATTTCTTCACTGAacggtttttttttatttcttactACATCCTCACAAAGATGACTTGTCCGTTACAAATCTGAATATGATATGGTATGACGTCGTCACACCATATTACTTTAATTAGTTCTAATTCAATCAACTCGGCATGTGAAATGcctaaatagtaataatagctCTTCAGTTCTATCTTTATACAAACTTTTGTGAAATATCAGTCTATCACTTTACCAAAGAGACTATTTAACATATATTCCTTGGTCAGAATATGACAACTGTCGTTCTAAAGAGTTTATAACTTTGCATTCCCATCGCCTTCCTAAAGTATTTACTATGGTTATTAAAGACTTCGCCAGTTTTACTAATTTTTCTACTTTAGATTTTACCGACCGTTGCttctaccttgatgtggtggtcgggcttgcctatcgtgatgaaccaatcgagttatactggctggaacaatcgttcctcaaggttctaccatgccaggcaggttggttgaagagtggtaagactaaaagcagcaatcccaaggtccgaaggagacgtcatactgctgactgtacagaggtgtgacagcagtaaggtgtttccttcagacaaccaacaTGACAGCGATGATGTCttctcacaaggaggggtggggttagaaaaggtcgaccctaaaaatgaacacctcgccttatcccacggatatccgtctccggcggtaaggtcctttgaaggacggagctaacacaaaaactacccacaaaaaggtcgtgtgtgaccgacctcaagcagttgtcccttgggcactgcggtcacgctctcaggtcattaagaccacttctaacccaatttctttttcaggtacctctagaagaacccttccacggtgtgggcaaccgggaagtgataactgcccccgaacctctaacagcactcaagacctcGTGCTGTTACGTGGTTCAGATAATCTTGTAGAACAGTTCATTCTTTTACTGAACTAATTACCATAATCCATTTTATCACTCTCATAACagttttatataatttaaaatgtttCTAGAAGGTAATATTTTTTTCCTAAATATTAATTCTTATCAATCACTGCTTAAACTTTGCTTTCTGGTATTTGTTTAGATAGGTAATACTTTAGATACTGAGGAAGGGAGGAGACAGTTATATTCGCTATCGATTTGTCTACTTTCGGTTCATATCCATTTTGCTTATAGTGTTACATGCACTCAGCTAATATAACTTGATTAGTTGACTAAACCGTGAAACAATTTCGCACATGCAATACATACCAATTAATAAGCATCATCAAGTTGATACAAAATGAATGTAACATTGAAAAAGGAATAAATTAGAGCACACTATTTGAAAAATCAGGTTTCACAAAATCTTTTAACTGAACATCTACCGCGAtggtgttaataatgtaaagcATAtaacgctgacaaaatgcattATCGATGGTGACATCATTTTACAGTATCGTTTCAATATCTTTTTATATACTGTAATGATCAATAATCTTGTTAGCATATAATTATCTTCAATAAGCAGCATCAGAAGAATGTAAGTCTTGGAAGACTCGATTACacttttgcccccaaatgccctggtacggccgagagtgggcagAGTACGCtccccctctccaaatgctctcatatggccacacgtacatagcctctgtcagggaagtcctactcactgccatctcgtggtgggggtgttgtttacaaaattgagaaggCGAAAAGCGTGGGtccagagctttaaccgggttggtggacacggaacgtccacctaggggagttggaaaaccttgattccaaaccaatggtgtacatgggtgaCAGTATCCTGTAGGAACAAATGGcctatgaatcaatcgttggtcaccggctaccatgggacggCCTCTCCTTAAGATGCCTCACTGTCTTggggatcagacctttaggtcaaaggctctgggtgtggctccctaagaaaaccacttgtttcagtttgggcgcctgggaagtatcacagcccttacacaaattaaatgagatttgtgcggcgcatatatatttggtgcccctttgtaccaatatttatgtgtgtaaataaataataaataaataaagtacagaAAGATTTAGGTATAGTTGAAATGTTTAGGATGTTAGATATAAAACCTTACCTGAAACAACTCAGTACCCAGCATTATTCCTAATTTAATGCTTTTTCTAGAACTTTCTAATTACTTAAAAAACAAATCACTAGCGATCAATGATGTTTGAAATGGTAATTAATACTAACTTTAATTATCAggtggggttttgtggagatttagtattttcatagttggaagcgtgagttaattgaagctagaccaccatggaaaacgtggaagcactgaacggccgtttcgtcctattatgggactcctcagcagtgcgcatccacgatcgcacactcgcgagattcgattgattgattgatcccgacagtgaaaaatatttttgcTATATGGACGGACATTTAAACGTTACTTTTCAGGTTATTCAGATGAAAACTAGCGAATTAAGATTGAACCACTACTATGTCTCAACTTCATTTGAAAACACTTTGATGAAGGcatcattcgaattattatggTTATTAGGTAATATATTTTTCATGACATGATATGGAGGATAAAGAAACAGTCAAACTAATTTTATCCATATCTGAACCCTCACAACAGTACATGCATATGACCTAGAAACCTGTAGTCTTTGTGGTGAGTATGAATTTCTGCTACATAACCTTCCATTAAATTATCAACCCCATGATGTTTCAGTATTTATTTCAATTTCCTACTCAAATTATCATATGCATATTGTTTCTGCCTTGACAAGTTCTCAATAGCAAGAAACCTAGGTCCTGtcaactacctccaaccaccacttTGTATTGAAATTGCtattattcaaaaaaatataaaataaatgttttctaaCAGCCACctaacttacttacgtctgttacccctcgtggaggagcataggccgaacaGCCACCTAACTAATGCACATATACATTTTTGAAAGTCATACACCAGTTCAAAtgctataaatatatttttctattcatcaTACATAGTCATTTCCAATGTAATTGCATCCTGTTTTTATGGTAATGTCATCACTATTTGCATTTAGGTTTACCAGTATCAAACTAATTCATCGGACCTTTAAAATAATGAGAGAGTACATACACCGAACTTTAAGAATTATTCTGTTCAAAAAAATCTAAGACGGATAGTTTAATTGCATAACATATACAATTGGAAATTAGATGGCCAAAATGTCTGACCAGATTGCTGAAAAATTCAGTCCGGTTATATTATAAGAACTTTAATCAAAGTCTAAATGAATAATGTCATACTAGTTGGACACTGAGTGAATAGTAATCACCGAAGAAGTGAGTTTCGTACAAACTCATTATTTTACTGAGATCACGAACCGACCAAAGTTAGACACCATTGCGAACTTGAAATGATTAGTCAGCCATATTATGAAACTCCTTAGTATTGCACCTCTACGACCTCCCCATCAGAGATAGGAGATAAGACCTTTAGTCTCACTTACAAACACTTAACCTATAGATCAATGATCTTGAGTCGACGATGTATAAGTCTACCTTCAATTACTTCACAGTATTGTGCAACTATCTTTCGTTGTCTTCAATGGATACCTTCCTCACAACCAATACAGTtgaactaggatgaaacagctatcTAATGCTTGCGAATTGTCAACAATTTCCAAGACTCCCATACTGATTAATTGTTAACTTTGAGAAATCCCAAACCAAACTGTCTACTGAAATGCTTGCATGATTTTCGATTTCAATCACACATACTTCTACAAACATGATTCCTCTTTTCTTAAATAAACTCAATGTAGTTAAATTGTTTTGAGgtacttcttttttttctctttgaaAGTACGAAGACGTGTTcttcaattgttttttttttgtttagtcCTAAAATGTCATTTTTCTAGATGTAGTTCATAGAGTGCATTATATTTTGTCTAAATCAATAGATGTCTTCTCAATTTATAAGTTCGAAAGAAGAAGAATATtggggataataataataatattgacatGAATAAGTAAacataatagaatagtaatggTGTTTATGAACCACCACCTTTTCCATTTCATTCACTCTActctcctctctctctccctctctcttcCTACTTAATCTTTATCACAaacataaaagaaaaaaataagttCATATCCAATGATATCTTTCCTCTTTTAAGTTTACTTATGTACACACACCCCCACCAagtaatttatttcagttactcATTGTTATcagaaaattttgaaaaaaaaatttgcgagtttttctttttttctttttgtaatcaatatcaaattttttttaaaaaattcattatAGTTTAATCAATATTTCACCAACCTTTTGTTGCACTctgtttagttttttttctttttcgattaacaaaataaaaaagagaacaagaagGGGAGGATGAAGGGAGAGCAAtgaacacaacaacaacaacaaaacactTTACACATAATGAATCTATGATTCAGTGTAAACATGTATGGTATAGATCATGAATAGTGGTTGGATTatttagaaaatttattttttttttatttgataaaatatggAAATGATATTGGTGTTGGATGACAAGGAGGAGTGGGGGGTGGGGGAAGGCAGGTCCATGTTGGAAATGATGGATGTAAGTGCACTTTATCAAAAGAAAAATCAACtaatttttattagaaaaaaaaattttaaaaaattgagtACATTTTTAGGATAAAAAAACTACAGttatgtatttataaattaaaatattttttcagtaTTGTAATTGATAGtaatatcagtagtagtagtagtagtagtagtagtagtagtaatggtagtagtagttatagtagtagtagtagtagtatcagtagtagtagtatcagtagtagtagtagtagtagtagcagtagtggtAGTATCAGTAGCAGTAGTGgtagtatcagtagtagtagtagtatcagtagtagtagtagtagtatcagtagtagtagtagtaaaagtaATAGTTCTACGAATTAACGTGAATAGTGACATATTGAAATTATGTTTGATAAAAATGCTCATGGTAAATATCTGTAAGGTGTATAAAAATTACATGTGAGGGAATCGTATCGCATCAAATACAATTAGCACAACTCTAATGATATTAATATTAAGGTGTGTAAATTAAGCATTTCAGCATCTTTTGGAAAGCTAAAAAATTAGATAACTGGATGTGATAGTCAGAAAGCTGTGTTTCCCTTGAGTTCTATGCTCATTGGGTTATATCAATAAGGTATACTTACAATCCTAGGTAAATTGACGAACAGCATAGGATGAAATGATATTAGTTATTACTCAGTGAATAATCATTTTGAATATCTTAGTCTTCAATGAAATTATCAGTCTCTGTACTAGTATCAACTTGAGCTGAGACTCTGAGTTATATGGATTTGAATTCCACAGGTAACATCAGTTCCTCTTAGAATTGCTA
Above is a genomic segment from Schistosoma mansoni strain Puerto Rico chromosome 2, complete genome containing:
- a CDS encoding putative nuclear hormone receptor produces the protein MIELDASPKKGRWEEVTSLLPSSKCTIGNKPFEVDRSGGMLCIDIENLGSFGGNQQPNYFSPLQPHYSIAFKDYPSEYGALPQADCAAPNVEFLTYPHSMADSQGNRDELSTPITITGFDNSSGISADSYXXXXXXXXXXXXXXXXXXXXXXXXXXXXXXXXXXXXDQLHNSVNDNVIPNEIPINTIPHSDYILSQQQQKNELYSSIFSESNYFLSNNTVNTLPNVQQNLPESYQSVIWLNQDHSQIQLQDQLHYTSDGIMTTQNHNNYSVIISNVNNNNIKANNIEMNTIVPVPVETMSTPIANGTTIHVQDSDNDVIMMRPLVEQSNHFETSECLSGNSVISNDLIDHIYCSNNNSGTTNNSSETAVTAANNNHHHHHYDTNTIPLQIYPTIFQPNYSPATSSSLSSSSSSCSSSSFSSLSSLSSSMILCTETLSITPATAKSSLVTTTITNISPSSSYYTNQDYKLTGMNYHQQHLKSNNHTDCNNTLLTTTTTTNNNNNNNNSNHSNEKKCKVCGDRAVNHNFGQLTCESCKAFFRRNAHKVS